A genome region from Portunus trituberculatus isolate SZX2019 chromosome 40, ASM1759143v1, whole genome shotgun sequence includes the following:
- the LOC123515914 gene encoding serine dehydratase-like, giving the protein MTAASPVKSSPLHVVSPLVPSNMLSDVCGQQALLKLENIQPSGSFKIRGIGHYIQKSTERGCDQVVSSSGGNAGMAAAYASKVMEIPATIVIPKSTPSFMISKLKQEKAEVLVHGEVWDMAHKKAITLAENKKCCLVHPFDHPDIWEGHSTIVDEILEQSTESPAAVVVSVGGGGLLCGILSGLHRHGATDIPVVAMETEGAHCLRAALDTGKPVSIGEITSIAKTLGALCVTQGVFDLKQDIQLSSHVVSDKQAVEACTKFADHHRMLVEPSCGAALAAGYSGLIRELKENNFIKKRGPIVFIVCGGNIVSMDSLIQWREQFKIY; this is encoded by the exons ATGACTGCTGCATCTCCTGTCAAGTCATCACCACTACATGTTGTGTCACCATTGGTTCCAAGCAACATGTTGTCTGATGTATGTGGTCAACAAGCTTTACTCAAGCTAGAGAACATTCAGCCATCAGGTTCTTTCAAGATCAGAGGTATTGGACATTATATTCAAAAG AGCACTGAAAGGGGATGTGACCAAGTAGTTTCATCATCAGGAGGCAATGCAGGGATGGCAGCAGCTTATGCTTCCAAAGTTATGGAAATTCCAGCTACAATAGTGATTCCAAAGTCCACACCTTCATTCATGAtatcaaaattaaaacaagaaaaggctgAAGTTTTA GTCCATGGTGAAGTGTGGGATATGGCCCATAAAAAGGCAATCACTTTAGCCGAAAATAAGAAATGTTGCCTTGTTCATCCTTTTGACCATCCAGATATTTG GGAAGGCCACAGTACAATTGTTGATGAAATCCTGGAACAGAGCACTGAATCACCTGCTGCAGTTGTTGtctctgttggtggtggtggtttactcTGTGGCATCTTGAGTGGCTTGCACAGACATG GTGCTACTGATATTCCTGTGGTGGCAATGGAAACAGAGGGTGCTCATTGCCTTAGAGCAGCTTTAGATACTGGGAAGCCAGTCTCCATTGGGGAAATCACTAG CATCGCAAAGACTTTAGGTGCACTGTGTGTGACTCAAGGTGTGTTTGATCTTAAGCAAGACATTCAGCTGTCATCCCATGTTGTATCAGACAAACAAGCAGTAGAGGCATGTACCAAATTTGCAG ATCACCATCGGATGTTGGTAGAGCCATCCTGTGGAGCAGCATTGGCAGCTGGATATTCTGGACTGATCCGggagttaaaagaaaataattttatCAAAAAAAGAGGGCCAATAGTGTTTAttgtttgtggtggtaataTTGTGTCAATGGACAGTTTGATACAGTGGAGGGAGCAATTCAaaatttattag
- the LOC123515916 gene encoding uncharacterized protein LOC123515916 isoform X2: MASTALRILMVICAVSLSSAKLTVLSEDGELHCEAEGRFRHPESCDQYVDCIPQGKYFEPHVGSCKGAIFNEDAKKCLNPSKDTNCTFHDRHARALPMDPNYDFMCEDIQSGFFCMSCKTLVNCVNGRAYMDDCDAGHTCDMRDTFGGGVCYPNSPEICQCQNQRELLPDPYSPQAYLECQAGNLDPNVEFCKKDMVFKEEDLMCQYPVGYVECTKHGIFPNPNDCTEYYKCMPVARGLIQYTFSCSCGLLFNDLTGKCEDPCSYQPEDFICYTEGRFPDEYNCHKFYLCIADSFYDSGFHQSHHSCPQNSFWKPGQIEGTGSCQVSTDNTECFKLQAPKCAVPVGRNCTDYPNIIQGGECIQGSPNCLCNSANGDLYCEEGYASDGETCVPAGAATTPGPV; the protein is encoded by the exons ATGGCTTCCACCGCTCTTCGCATCCTGATGGTGATCTGTGCC gtGAGCCTAAGCTCTGCGAAACTGACAGTACTTTCTGAAGATGGAGA ACTGCATTGTGAAGCGGAGGGAAGGTTTCGCCATCCTGAGAGCTGTGATCAGTACGTAGACTGTATTCCGCAAGGCAAATACTTTGAACCTCACGTTGGCTCTTGTAAGGGAGCCATCTTTAATGAGGACGCCAAGAAATGTCTAAACCCAAGCAAA GACACCAACTGCACATTCCATGACCGCCACGCCAGAGCGTTACCAATGGACCCGAACTATGACTTCATGTGCGAGGACATTCAGAGTGGCTTTTTCTGTATGTCTTGCAAAACTCTTGTAAACTGTGTGAACGGGCGAGCTTACATGGACGACTGTGATGCAGGTCACACCTGTGACATGCGAGATACCTTTGGTGGAGGTGTTTGCTATCCAAATAGTCCTGAGATATGTCAGTGCCAAAACCAAAGAGAACTCCTTCCTGATCCATACAGTCCTCAGGCTTACCTCGAGTGTCAAGCTGGAAACTTGGATCCAAATGTTGAATTTTGTAAAAAGGACATGGTCTTCAAGGAGGAAGATCTCATGTGCCAATATCCTGTTGGTTACGTTGAATGCACCAAACATGGCATCTTCCCTAATCCCAACGACTGCACCGAATATTACAAATGCATGCCAGTTGCACGAGGATTGATTCAGTACACATTCAGCTGTTCATGTGGTCTCCTCTTCAATGATTTAACAGGAAAGTGTGAAGACCCCTGTAGTTACCAGCCAGAAGATTTCATCTGTTATACAGAAGGTCGCTTCCCAGATGAGTATAACTGTCACAAGTTTTACTTGTGCATTGCTGACAGCTTCTATGACTCAGGTTTTCATCAATCACACCACAGCTGCCCACAAAATTCCTTCTGGAAACCAGGTCAGATAGAAGGTACTGGGTCATGTCAGGTCTCCACGGACAACACTGAATGCTTCAAACTTCAGGCACCCAAATGTGCAGTGCCTGTCGGAAGAAACTGTACTGACTATCCCAACATAATCCAAG GAGGAGAGTGCATCCAGGGCAGCCCCAACTGTCTGTGTAACTCTGCTAATGGTGATCTGTATTGCGAGGAAGGATACGCATCCGATGGAGAAACTTGCGTGCCCGCAG gAGCAGCTACAACACCAGGTCCTGTATAG
- the LOC123515916 gene encoding uncharacterized protein LOC123515916 isoform X1, with protein MASTALRILMVICAVSLSSAKLTVLSEDGELHCEAEGRFRHPESCDQYVDCIPQGKYFEPHVGSCKGAIFNEDAKKCLNPSKQDTNCTFHDRHARALPMDPNYDFMCEDIQSGFFCMSCKTLVNCVNGRAYMDDCDAGHTCDMRDTFGGGVCYPNSPEICQCQNQRELLPDPYSPQAYLECQAGNLDPNVEFCKKDMVFKEEDLMCQYPVGYVECTKHGIFPNPNDCTEYYKCMPVARGLIQYTFSCSCGLLFNDLTGKCEDPCSYQPEDFICYTEGRFPDEYNCHKFYLCIADSFYDSGFHQSHHSCPQNSFWKPGQIEGTGSCQVSTDNTECFKLQAPKCAVPVGRNCTDYPNIIQGGECIQGSPNCLCNSANGDLYCEEGYASDGETCVPAGAATTPGPV; from the exons ATGGCTTCCACCGCTCTTCGCATCCTGATGGTGATCTGTGCC gtGAGCCTAAGCTCTGCGAAACTGACAGTACTTTCTGAAGATGGAGA ACTGCATTGTGAAGCGGAGGGAAGGTTTCGCCATCCTGAGAGCTGTGATCAGTACGTAGACTGTATTCCGCAAGGCAAATACTTTGAACCTCACGTTGGCTCTTGTAAGGGAGCCATCTTTAATGAGGACGCCAAGAAATGTCTAAACCCAAGCAAA CAGGACACCAACTGCACATTCCATGACCGCCACGCCAGAGCGTTACCAATGGACCCGAACTATGACTTCATGTGCGAGGACATTCAGAGTGGCTTTTTCTGTATGTCTTGCAAAACTCTTGTAAACTGTGTGAACGGGCGAGCTTACATGGACGACTGTGATGCAGGTCACACCTGTGACATGCGAGATACCTTTGGTGGAGGTGTTTGCTATCCAAATAGTCCTGAGATATGTCAGTGCCAAAACCAAAGAGAACTCCTTCCTGATCCATACAGTCCTCAGGCTTACCTCGAGTGTCAAGCTGGAAACTTGGATCCAAATGTTGAATTTTGTAAAAAGGACATGGTCTTCAAGGAGGAAGATCTCATGTGCCAATATCCTGTTGGTTACGTTGAATGCACCAAACATGGCATCTTCCCTAATCCCAACGACTGCACCGAATATTACAAATGCATGCCAGTTGCACGAGGATTGATTCAGTACACATTCAGCTGTTCATGTGGTCTCCTCTTCAATGATTTAACAGGAAAGTGTGAAGACCCCTGTAGTTACCAGCCAGAAGATTTCATCTGTTATACAGAAGGTCGCTTCCCAGATGAGTATAACTGTCACAAGTTTTACTTGTGCATTGCTGACAGCTTCTATGACTCAGGTTTTCATCAATCACACCACAGCTGCCCACAAAATTCCTTCTGGAAACCAGGTCAGATAGAAGGTACTGGGTCATGTCAGGTCTCCACGGACAACACTGAATGCTTCAAACTTCAGGCACCCAAATGTGCAGTGCCTGTCGGAAGAAACTGTACTGACTATCCCAACATAATCCAAG GAGGAGAGTGCATCCAGGGCAGCCCCAACTGTCTGTGTAACTCTGCTAATGGTGATCTGTATTGCGAGGAAGGATACGCATCCGATGGAGAAACTTGCGTGCCCGCAG gAGCAGCTACAACACCAGGTCCTGTATAG